Proteins from a genomic interval of Chloroflexota bacterium:
- a CDS encoding deoxynucleoside kinase: MINRLVLVAGNIGAGKTSLTERLGARLGWRTSFESVADNPYLPDFYADMRQWSFHLQIFFLGHRAEHHLGLANSPDSAIADRSIYEDAHIFARALHHLGNLSERDYEAYRRLYGLVVAGLPRPDLLLFLDAPVPVLVDRIRRRGRDIESGISPEYLALLESFYDDWIQSFDLCPVLTIPSGNLDFVNRPAHLNIVVDRILDKLAGKESVVFPA, translated from the coding sequence ATGATAAACCGGCTTGTGCTTGTTGCAGGTAACATCGGCGCCGGAAAGACCTCGCTCACTGAACGCTTGGGCGCCCGCCTTGGCTGGCGAACAAGCTTTGAATCGGTCGCCGACAACCCCTATCTGCCCGATTTCTATGCTGACATGCGGCAATGGTCCTTTCACCTTCAGATTTTTTTTCTCGGCCATCGTGCGGAACATCACCTTGGCCTGGCCAACAGCCCGGACTCGGCCATTGCCGACCGCAGCATCTACGAGGATGCCCATATATTCGCCAGGGCCCTGCATCACCTGGGCAACCTGAGCGAACGGGACTATGAGGCCTATCGCCGTCTTTATGGCCTTGTCGTCGCAGGCTTGCCCCGTCCTGATCTGCTGCTCTTCCTGGACGCACCTGTCCCCGTCCTGGTCGACCGCATTCGCCGCCGCGGCCGGGACATCGAAAGCGGCATCAGCCCCGAATATCTTGCCTTGCTGGAATCCTTCTACGACGACTGGATTCAATCTTTCGACCTGTGCCCGGTGTTAACCATACCCAGTGGCAATCTGGATTTCGTCAACAGACCCGCCCATCTCAACATTGTTGTAGACAGAATCCTCGATAAACTTGCCGGGAAAGAGTCGGTGGTCTTTCCCGCTTAG
- a CDS encoding GIY-YIG nuclease family protein, with protein MSMTRTWVYILRCSDSSYYTGRTNNLKRRLAKHHAGDASEWTCRRLPVELLFAQEFSDSLSAYHAEHQILP; from the coding sequence ATGAGTATGACCAGGACTTGGGTATACATCCTTCGATGTTCGGACAGTTCCTACTACACAGGCCGAACGAACAACCTGAAACGCCGTTTAGCGAAACACCATGCTGGTGACGCAAGTGAATGGACATGCCGCCGATTACCAGTTGAACTCCTTTTCGCACAGGAGTTTTCTGACAGCTTGAGTGCCTATCACGCCGAACATCAGATCCTGCCATGA
- a CDS encoding 6-phosphofructokinase, whose translation MAKANKAKGVIGILTGGGDVPGLNPAIRAVTIRALREGYQVIGLRRGWKGIMEVIREKDYDNSENFQVLSEEIVNKAGRTGGTFLHTSRTRPSHVSKETVPTHLQDTYDKPMNDLTPEIMKNLDWLGIDFLIPIGGDDTLSYGVHLYQQGVKVVGFPKTMDNDVPGTDYCIGFSTCVTRTISLTNTLRTSAGSHERFLVLEVFGRYAGFTAMLPTMAGAANRCVIPEYKFDMDQLTELLVNDREKNPSKYSIVLVSEGAMFEGGEMVFSDQTTDAFGHKKLGGIGDLVSQELKARSAKFNNGRTINVINQRLGYLVRGGDPDAIDSIVPMAYGNLALDLILKGVHGRLVVLKNGRYDDMPIDVVTSTKKVVNIKTHYSTDRLRPLYRRFAMKPLFIMTSEME comes from the coding sequence GTGGCGAAAGCAAATAAGGCAAAAGGCGTAATCGGAATCCTGACAGGCGGTGGCGATGTGCCCGGATTGAACCCGGCCATTCGTGCGGTTACAATCCGCGCCTTGCGCGAGGGTTATCAGGTCATCGGCCTGCGCCGCGGGTGGAAGGGTATCATGGAGGTCATCCGCGAGAAGGACTACGACAATAGCGAGAACTTTCAGGTCCTCAGCGAGGAAATCGTCAACAAGGCTGGTAGAACAGGCGGCACTTTCCTGCATACCTCCAGAACGCGGCCCAGTCATGTGTCGAAGGAAACAGTGCCAACCCACTTGCAGGACACTTACGACAAACCCATGAATGACTTGACTCCGGAAATCATGAAAAACCTCGACTGGCTTGGCATAGATTTCCTCATTCCGATTGGCGGCGATGATACCCTCAGCTATGGCGTGCATCTCTACCAGCAGGGCGTCAAGGTAGTCGGCTTCCCCAAGACCATGGACAACGACGTGCCGGGAACCGATTACTGCATCGGATTCAGCACCTGCGTGACCCGCACCATCAGCCTGACCAATACACTGCGCACCTCGGCCGGCTCCCACGAACGCTTCCTGGTCCTGGAAGTCTTCGGTCGCTATGCTGGCTTCACCGCCATGCTGCCAACCATGGCCGGTGCGGCCAACCGCTGTGTCATCCCGGAATACAAGTTCGACATGGATCAGCTTACGGAGCTGCTGGTCAATGATCGGGAAAAGAACCCCAGCAAGTATTCCATCGTTCTGGTCTCGGAAGGAGCCATGTTTGAGGGTGGAGAGATGGTCTTTTCCGACCAGACCACCGACGCCTTTGGACACAAAAAGCTGGGCGGCATTGGCGACCTGGTTTCCCAGGAACTCAAGGCCCGCTCGGCGAAATTCAACAATGGCAGAACCATCAACGTCATCAATCAGCGCCTCGGTTACCTGGTCCGCGGCGGTGATCCCGACGCCATTGACTCAATCGTACCTATGGCCTACGGCAACCTGGCCCTCGATCTCATCCTGAAAGGTGTGCACGGCCGGCTGGTTGTGCTCAAGAACGGCCGTTACGATGACATGCCGATCGATGTGGTGACCAGTACCAAGAAGGTGGTGAATATCAAGACCCACTACAGTACGGATCGCCTGCGCCCTCTCTATCGACGCTTTGCCATGAAGCCGCTGTTCATTATGACCAGTGAGATGGAGTAA
- a CDS encoding sulfite exporter TauE/SafE family protein: MTIVFLTVIVFSAALTQSLIGFGWALVAMPLLAELLGIQIAAPLVALLALSLESFLVIRYRFDLSLSAIWQLVIGAMVGIPLGILALGYLDETVILTIMGVLVIIYSLTVLSGLKMPRLEGSIWAYGVGLVAGTLAGAYNAPGPPVIIYGQCRRWSPLVFKGNLQAFFVATGVFVVLGHVVAGNLVPAVWRGYLVALAPVGLGILAGQRLEGRVNPEQFRKLVLVALIVIGLTLVF; this comes from the coding sequence ATGACCATCGTATTTCTGACGGTTATCGTCTTTTCGGCCGCATTGACCCAGAGCCTGATCGGATTTGGTTGGGCATTGGTCGCCATGCCTTTGCTGGCGGAACTTCTTGGCATTCAAATTGCGGCACCCCTGGTAGCGTTGTTGGCGCTGAGCCTGGAGAGCTTTCTGGTGATTCGCTATCGCTTCGACCTTTCCCTTTCGGCGATCTGGCAACTGGTGATCGGCGCCATGGTCGGGATTCCCCTTGGGATTCTGGCTCTCGGGTACCTGGACGAGACCGTTATTCTGACCATCATGGGGGTGCTGGTCATTATCTATTCGCTCACTGTGTTATCCGGGCTAAAGATGCCGCGCCTGGAGGGCAGCATTTGGGCCTATGGGGTCGGCCTTGTCGCGGGCACGCTCGCCGGCGCCTACAACGCGCCTGGTCCCCCGGTGATCATCTATGGGCAGTGTCGCCGCTGGTCGCCGCTGGTCTTCAAAGGCAACCTGCAGGCGTTCTTCGTTGCCACAGGCGTTTTTGTCGTTTTAGGCCATGTGGTAGCTGGCAACCTTGTGCCTGCGGTCTGGCGAGGTTATCTGGTGGCGCTGGCGCCGGTGGGCCTGGGCATCCTGGCAGGACAACGGCTGGAAGGGCGGGTAAACCCCGAACAGTTCCGAAAACTGGTCCTGGTCGCGTTGATCGTGATTGGGTTGACTCTGGTGTTTTGA